The Zalophus californianus isolate mZalCal1 chromosome 8, mZalCal1.pri.v2, whole genome shotgun sequence genome has a segment encoding these proteins:
- the CD207 gene encoding C-type lectin domain family 4 member K isoform X1, translating into MLQPRVEQRRLIHNLNSDWLTVAIWYTLKTGGMPRIIQRELHSAAGQEPWVFCSRRNSQHLGIELGMAHKPPPRMGPCLVLRKPLTVRATLIILTLGLTASILLQATLYPWFMHTISDVKTNAQLLKGRVDNISTLGSEIKRNRGDVEASSIHVQTVNASLDHVRSQIRKLEAGVKEANAQIQMLTRRWEEVNDLNAQIPVLKRDLDKASSLNAKVRGLQSSLENISKLLKRQNDILQMISQGWKYFKENFYYFSRIPKTWYSAQQFCMSRDSHLTSVASESEQEFLYKVAGGLFYWIGLTKAGSEGDWYWVDKTPFDKVQSARFWIPGEPNNFGNNEHCANIKMSSLQSWNDASCDNKLFFICKRPYIPSEP; encoded by the exons AAAACAGGTGGAATGCCAAGAATTATCCAGAGAGAATTGCACTCTGCTGCAGGGCAGGAACCATGGGTGTTTTGTTCAAGGAGGAATTCCCAACATCTAGGCATAGAGCTTGGCATGGCACACA AGCCTCCTCCCAGGATGGGCCCATGTCTGGTTCTGAGGAAGCCTCTCACGGTCCGGGCTACACTCATCATTCTGACGCTGGGCCTGACCGCCTCCATCCTGCTGCAGGCCACTCTCT ATCCCTGGTTTATGCACACAATATCAGATGTAAAGACCAATGCCCAGTTGCTGAAAGGCCGTGTGGACAACATCAGCACCCTGGGTTCTGAGATCAAGAGGAATAGAGGTGACGTGGAGGCAAGCAGCATCCATGTCCAGACGGTGAATGCCAGCCTGGATCATGTGCGTTCTCAGATCAGGAAGCTGGAAGCCGGTGTGAAGGAAGCCAATGCACAGATCCAGATGTTAACAAGAAGATGGGAGGAGGTCAATGATTTAAATGCCCAAATTCCAGTGTTAAAAAGAGATCTGGATAAAGCCAGTTCTTTAAATGCAAAGGTCCGGGGACTCCAGAGCAGTTTGGAGAACATCAGCAAATTGCTCAAACGGCAAA ATGATATTCTGCAGATGATTTCTCAAGGTTGGAAGTACTTCAAGGagaatttttattacttttctcgAATCCCAAAGACCTGGTACAGTGCCCAGCAGTTCTGTATGTCGAGGGATTCACACCTGACCTCAGTGGCCTCAGAGAGTGAACAG GAGTTTCTGTACAAGGTGGCAGGTGGACTTTTCTACTGGATTGGCCTGACCAAAGCCGGGAGTGAGGGGGATTGGTACTGGGTAGATAAGACTCCATTTGACAAGGTCCAGAGTGCACG GTTCTGGATTCCAGGTGAGCCCAACAATTTTGGGAACAATGAACACTGTGCCAATATAAAGATGTCCTCACTTCAGTCATGGAATGATGCCTCCTGTGACAACAAGCTCTTTTTCATCTGTAAACGGCCCTACATCCCGTCGGAACCATGA
- the CD207 gene encoding C-type lectin domain family 4 member K isoform X2, whose product MKAAESEVPDVHFTVDKQNISLWPREPPPRMGPCLVLRKPLTVRATLIILTLGLTASILLQATLYPWFMHTISDVKTNAQLLKGRVDNISTLGSEIKRNRGDVEASSIHVQTVNASLDHVRSQIRKLEAGVKEANAQIQMLTRRWEEVNDLNAQIPVLKRDLDKASSLNAKVRGLQSSLENISKLLKRQNDILQMISQGWKYFKENFYYFSRIPKTWYSAQQFCMSRDSHLTSVASESEQEFLYKVAGGLFYWIGLTKAGSEGDWYWVDKTPFDKVQSARFWIPGEPNNFGNNEHCANIKMSSLQSWNDASCDNKLFFICKRPYIPSEP is encoded by the exons ATGAAGGCTGCTGAGAGCGAGGTCCCAGATGTGCACTTCACTGTGGATAAGCAGAACATCTCCCTCTGGCCCCGAG AGCCTCCTCCCAGGATGGGCCCATGTCTGGTTCTGAGGAAGCCTCTCACGGTCCGGGCTACACTCATCATTCTGACGCTGGGCCTGACCGCCTCCATCCTGCTGCAGGCCACTCTCT ATCCCTGGTTTATGCACACAATATCAGATGTAAAGACCAATGCCCAGTTGCTGAAAGGCCGTGTGGACAACATCAGCACCCTGGGTTCTGAGATCAAGAGGAATAGAGGTGACGTGGAGGCAAGCAGCATCCATGTCCAGACGGTGAATGCCAGCCTGGATCATGTGCGTTCTCAGATCAGGAAGCTGGAAGCCGGTGTGAAGGAAGCCAATGCACAGATCCAGATGTTAACAAGAAGATGGGAGGAGGTCAATGATTTAAATGCCCAAATTCCAGTGTTAAAAAGAGATCTGGATAAAGCCAGTTCTTTAAATGCAAAGGTCCGGGGACTCCAGAGCAGTTTGGAGAACATCAGCAAATTGCTCAAACGGCAAA ATGATATTCTGCAGATGATTTCTCAAGGTTGGAAGTACTTCAAGGagaatttttattacttttctcgAATCCCAAAGACCTGGTACAGTGCCCAGCAGTTCTGTATGTCGAGGGATTCACACCTGACCTCAGTGGCCTCAGAGAGTGAACAG GAGTTTCTGTACAAGGTGGCAGGTGGACTTTTCTACTGGATTGGCCTGACCAAAGCCGGGAGTGAGGGGGATTGGTACTGGGTAGATAAGACTCCATTTGACAAGGTCCAGAGTGCACG GTTCTGGATTCCAGGTGAGCCCAACAATTTTGGGAACAATGAACACTGTGCCAATATAAAGATGTCCTCACTTCAGTCATGGAATGATGCCTCCTGTGACAACAAGCTCTTTTTCATCTGTAAACGGCCCTACATCCCGTCGGAACCATGA